DNA sequence from the Rhizoctonia solani chromosome 14, complete sequence genome:
TTACACTTTCTACCAATCGCACAAACGATTCGACAAGTTTCATTATTTCAAGGTCATCGGTACGCCTCCGGCACAAAACCTTCGAAATCCAATAAGCTAATTGAATTGAAGTCTGAAATAGGGGCTAACCATGTAGAGATAAACGTGCATCGCTATTCGCCAACCCTCTTTAATGATATACTTCCATATCGTAAACAGAGAGTCATCCGATGATTCACAGTGCCCCCATGCATCTTCAATTTCACTCGCAATTTCGTTGACTATATCTTGACTACCAGAAGATTGCAAGTCCGGACCCTCTGATAGTATATTAATCCGAGCCAACAATATGATGTACTGGTCCGAGATCCCGTGCAGCCATCGTAAGCCGTAGTGCTTATCTGTGATCTGTGGAAGGATATCTGGTGGGTAAGTAACATCGTAGCGCATGATCGTTGGACGTCCTGTCGTAATGCTGAGGACGATGTCGTTTGCTGCGAAATGTCGAAGGTTTATACCTGATGCAAGCACTCTTGGAAGGTTGACAGGCTCTCCTGGAGGCTCGGGACAAGCCCTTCGAAATACTGGCGCAGAAGCTTCCATCAACATTAGGGCGCTTGATAGCGCACCACAGTATCGCTGAATCAGAGTAACCTATCAATGTAATAAGATCCAAGGGATGAAAGGCTTAAATAGTAGTACTCACTTCCATCATGAGGTCCAGTGCCTCTAAGGCATTTTGCATATCCATTTTACGGTCATCGTTGGGCTTGCGTGATGTGAACCTCCCTATCTTTTCGTGTGCTTCGATGCGGAGAAACGACACCAGTGATAACATCCTACTGTTAGGATTGATGGTTTTGCCCAACGTTCCGATGACATTCGCAAGTAGAATGACCTTCGTTCGCTCGCCTCGTGAGCGCATGAATTGTTCAATAATGCTATTCTTAAGTAGATCCACAACGCTACGAGGGTCAAAGACAGCAAGGTTCACCCATCGAGCATCTGTTCATGGCTAAGATTAACAATTTCAGTTATCATAAATGGACGACAACTTACAGCATTGTAAAACAAACGGCAGTGCATTGTCCTGCGTATTTGGATCCATGGTCGGAGCAATCCACATTTCCTGTTCGATCTCACTCTCATCGCTTTCAAACTCTCCATCCTCGTCGACTTCGATTATATAAGCTGATTGGCGCGCTGTGGATAAAAGTCGAGTGCTAGTTGAGAGTTGTCCCGAGTCAAGTGTGGTGAGCTCTCTTCGAGAATGTCCAGGAGCTGCTACTGGTTTTGTATCCCAAAATTCCAGAGCAGAAATATTGTTTCCACTCAATCTAACAGAGTACTGTCCCAAATTTCTGAAAGTGTGTGGACTGGTCCGATTGGTATCCAATGAAAGGTTCGCCTTTGGAATTAATGAACTAGATGTCCGAAGATTCAATGAATGTTTAATAGCGGGGTCTTGAGCGGTATTTATGGAGTTAGGACTCTCGGAGGTTACTGAAGCTGATACTTCCGAAGACATATTGCCGGAGCTATTTGGTCGGGACACGGACTCGTCTGAATCTGGTTGAGGTGTATTGGAAGTTGGTGGAGTCACATTGTTGGATTGGTCCAAGCCATGAGTATCTTGTGCCGCTTCGAGCAATAAGTCTGAGGTAGGGATTTCTTTAAGAGAAAGAGGTTTATCGTGTAAACTAGCCAAACTTTTATCTCGAGAATTTTTATCCACGGTAGTTGCTTGCCTAGGACCACCAGAAGATGTAGCCTTAGACCGCCTCATAACGCCCTTGCTATCGGGATTTTCGAACGGGGCGTACCCTTCGCATTCGAATTTACCCTTTTCGCATCTGAAGCAAGTAGGTTGACGCTTTTAAAGATATTTAGCTTCCTACCCAAATCTCCCAACGTACATAGCCAACCTCATCgcatttcttcttcctttAGTCAAGATAAGATCCTGCTCTGGGTCACGGCCATTCTCTAACACTTACCTACGCTTGCAAGTGTAGCACCCGGCTGTGGATCTAGAAAGCATAGGTTGGGTGGAAGTAGCCGTTTCGAGAGATCGCGAGCTATTTCACTAAACTAGGGTTCAGGGAGTGGGCTAGGGTAAGATGTTACAACCAGGTAGTTCGCAAAGTAGATCACCTAAATAACGGAAGGCGAGAATTATAGCCTGAGGAAGCCATGCGTTCATTGCAAAGTATCTGAGCGGTCCCGAGACTATCCCTATATTCATGTAGAACCCCTTGTGTTGGTGCGTTGAAAGTGATCGGGTTACACGTTGCGGTTGGGCTGTGATCGAGGCATGTGCATATTCGCCGTTCTTTGGGGTTAGTATTAAATTAAATAGAACATAGCGCACAAGCCTAGAGCATAAGAATACCTGTGCTTGCGCCGGGATACGTGGCCTTGATCACCATACAGCGCCACGATCTTCCATGCGGCAAACTCAAGGTGCCAACGCTTGAGCCGAGGACATCAATCCCGGATGGTCAGGAGAGTACGATGACATAAGGTACAGAGAATGCAGTATATCCTAGTTGGTGGGTGGCCTAAGGCTGTTAGGATATTACCTTGCAATACCAAAAAATCAAGCCAATAGCCAAGTGTATAGCCGTGACAAGTATCGTCTTAACTCAAGCCTACAACAAGCCAATCAGATCGATCACTTCCTGTTTGTAAACGTTGTCTGTCTGATCTTTACAACAAATCACCTCCAACTTCGGTCCGATGTGAGCAAACAGCCAGAGTAGCTGTCTTTGTCTTCAGAATCATGACATATATCCATATGACACCCATATCTATCAAAGGATACTAAAACTTTCAGTTCCGGTGTACGGTTTATTGGAGCATACTTAATACAAAGGGGATTCCAGCCACCGAAGGCATACGTATCTGACATACATACATTGATTACCCTAGTAGAAGGGGCAAGAAATCCCTTATCATTCAACATAAGTGTCTTTTATAGTTTCTCAAGAACATCATGACCAATTAATGTCCAAACTGAAATCCTACGCCTCAGAGCAGTAAGACCCTGACTCAATTTGTCATTAATTAGCACAGAGGACCCTGAGACCCTAAAGCACTGTCATCTGCACGCTCCCCGCAGTTTCGACCGCCACCGCAATATGACCAGCCCTTGCATATCGATACCAAAGAAGAAGACGGATGAGGTGAGTGTCCATAAGTGACTTAAGCATACCCTTGAAATATTTAACACTATACTTTATAGGTGGACTGGACGTCACCCATTCGATCACTGATACAGCAGTCATATGGCGAAAGTCCGGATAACTATGCAACAGAGTGTGCTGCGCTTCAGAGATGCAGGCAAGATGCAGTCAGAGGAGCTGGCAGTGATTCAACCGGTACGTCTGTTATGTTTTGCAATCTTTCTGGCGGATCATTTACGCACTTTACGATGTCAGCGCGCGATCTATTGTACAAATACTTTGGTCAACTTGAGCTACTCGAGCTTCGATTTGCGGAGATAAGAGTGTCCTTCCCATGGTGAGCTCAGCATATGATTTAAACCCCATAGACGCGATACAAAGTCTTAATTAATTCATTACAGGTATGATGCATTCACCGGAAAGTTAACGACACAAACCTCTCTTGCATTTGAGAAGGCATCCATTATTTTCCAAATAGCAGCCACACACACATCCATTGCTGCATCTCAGAACCGCGCTGACCCAGAAGGTCTTAAACGGGCGATTCATTACTTTCGCACGGCCGCGGGAATGCTTACATACATAAACGACAACTTTCTACACGCTCCATCAACTGACTTGAGCAAGGAGGTCGTCAAGTTTCTTGTGGGTATCGCGATTGCGCAGGCGACAGAAGTGGTATACGAGAAGCTCGTAGAAGAGAAGAAGGCATTAGTAACCAAGGTTGCATCCCAAACTGCGTATTTGTACAATGCGCTGCAGGAGGATGTGAAGGAGTTTATGGGCAGAGGAATATTCGACCGCAATTGGGTTACTCTTATCCAGGTACGCATCGGTTCACATGTTGATAGCAAAGACTCACTTTCGAGTAGATAAAAGCCAAATACTTTGCTTCTCTCACTCAGTACCACCGTGCCCTCACAGATGATAGCTCAGGCAAACACGGCGATGCTCTGGTCCGGTTCCAAATCGCTGAAACTCATGCCAAAGAAGCTCACCGACTTGCACAATCGTTTACCCCATACTTCGTGGTCACCCTTACACCAACCATGCCTTCAGACGCTGGAGTTGCCATTCTCGAGCTCACCAAGTCTCATCTGGCGCTATGTACAGAGCACAAAAACACTGCTCAAAAGGACAACGACTTGATTTATCACTCTATCCTACCTTCCGAGGCGTCGCTCCCCGTGATCGACAAAGTGAGCGTTGCTACTCCGATTCCGATTCAAGAGGTCTACGGAACACCCGAAGTCCAGAAGGTCATCGGACCTGATTTGTTCATCCGTCTAGTTCCATTAAGCGTGCACGAAAGTGCTTCCGTCTATTCGGAAGAAAAGGCCAAACTTGTACGTGGCGAATCCACGAGGGCGGAGGAAGCGGATGGGGACTTGCGCGCAGGATTAGACTCGCTGGGATTACCTGGGGCATTGGCCAAGTTCAGAGAGATGGCTGAAGGAAGCGATGCTGATGCAGAGAGCGCTGTGCCGCAACAAATATGGACATGGAAGGAAGAAGTGGAGAACAAGGAGAGCGAGAACCCCACAGAATCAATATTAGCACAGCTAGAGAAGCTCAAAGCGGAAGTGGATGCGGATCTCGCAACTGTCTCCAGAGAGCTGGAGTTGGAATCACGAGAGTGTGAGAGTATGAGGGTAGGTTTACTCGGACTCCGGTATGGTTTTAGGATTTCTTACGCGATTACACAGGTTAAATACGAACACCTCTGGACCCAAGAGCCTTCAGCATCTCGCACTGCTGCCCTTCGTCAAGAACTCAAGTCTCACCGAGAAGCATTTGCTGCAGCGGCTTCGTCAGACGGACAGGTTTTATCGCTCTGGCAGAGTACTAAGCCTGGGCTCGATATTCTTCGTAATAACCCAGCTTCATTGTTCCAACGCGTGGACAGCGAGCCCGGGAGCCTTCTCGATTTAGATGAAGGCGCGAACGTAGACACAGACGAATCCAATGCGATCAAAGCTCAAATAGAAGATATCGATGAGATACTCGGGAGACTTAACAAGATCAAACGGGAAAGAGGAGAAGTCTTGAAGGATCTCAAAGAAAAGGTTCGATAATAATTTATTTAACTTAGGCTTCGATCCATGTGTTGAGCCTATGGTATAGGTCCAAAACGACGATGTCTCCCACTTGCTATTACTGAACCGCCGCTCTGGTCCGGCAGTCGAAACTGCACTCTTTGCATCGGAGCTGGAAAAGTTCCGCCCATACCAATCTCGGCTCGCATCAACTGTGCACCACCAGCAAGCAGCCCTTCAAGAGGTTGGGAATCTGCTAAAACGACTGCAAAACGAGCGCGGGCGTAGTGCATGGGCGAAGAAGTGGGAAGCTGGAGAAAAGAAACGCAAGGATGCAATCACAAGGATCGCTAGGGCGAGAGAGGGTTGGGTTGAAGTTCGGGAAGGAGCTGGGTGAGGATTTTGATTTAACTTCACGGTGGCTAGTGCTGATAATCATGCAGAAAAGGGATACAATTTTATCAGGATTTGGCATCTATGGTCTCGGCGCTCAAGCGGAACGCTATATCTTACACGTCTTCACGTAAGGCAGAAAGGGATCGTCTCGCCTCAGAGATTGAAGTCCAGAGGCGGCTTTCTGCTCCTGCAGTACCCCCTCCTGTCCCGCCTCCACCTAGTACCCAGCCACGTTCGCCTACCCTTGAAGGTGCGATGGGTGGACTGAATCTTGGGTCAGGGACAAATTCGGGGTGGTCTCAACCTCCCCGGCCACCAAGTCAATCGTTCCCGCCCCCACCGCCGCAACGTCCAGCATATGCTTCACCAGCCCCGCCCCACCCCCGCCTCCACAGCAATATCAATCCTTCAATGCACCCGGGTACCCAactcctccacccccacccccacagACTCAACGATCCTACCCCCCACCTCCTCCTGCGGGCTCAGGGTATTCGTCTCCTGCTCCTCCACCAGATCCATACGCAGGCCTCGGCTCAGCGTTCTCGACGACTGCACCCACGACCGCTAGCCCGTCACCGTAccctccccccccctcccccagtCGACAGAGTACGTACCCTCCCCCGCCACCCCCTGCTCGACAAGGAACGTATCCTCCTCCAGTGGGTCAAGCTCAGAGCCCGTACCCGCCCCTCCACCTCAAGGTCAACAATACGGCGGGTATGCACAATATGGTCAGCCGAGTCAATATGGTCAACAGCCGCCTCAGCAGTACGGGCAGCAACCACCCCAGCAGTATGGTCAACAATATGGTCAGCAGCAACCGCAGTATGGCCAGCAACAGCCCCAGTACGGGCAACAACCGCAGTACCAGGGGGGAATAcctcctcctccacctccagtAAATTATTCCTCCCCACCTCCAGGAGGGTATAATAATACCTATGGAGGACAAGGTTACGGCCGATAGATAGATCAACTGGATTTGGATGTGCTTCTACTTTCTTGAATTTATCGTAATGTGAACCGATAGAACTGTGGGCCTATACCAATTGATAAAATGACATTAAGCTCTCGACCCAACGATCTAAGGCAAAGATAAAGTTGACATCTATTACTTTTAGCACAATCGTTACACTTGGTCGCCCATTAGTCTTGGTTCACGGGCATTGTGCTTATCCTACACTCACCAGGTCACTGGACTAATGACGAAACCCTTTTCCTAAGATGATCCCATTGCTGTTTCCAATCCCACTGGCTCCCGAACTGATGTGCATTCATAACGGCATTCTCGATCTCTTGGTTCCATCGCTGTCGAACAAGATCACGGAACGGCGATCTATGAATTCTGGCCGATGCAGGAACCGGGCCAGGTACTGGGGGCTTCAGCAATTCGGTCGAGAGTATGTGTAGACTAGGTTTAAGGCAGAGCATTAGTCAATAATATTTAATGGTAAATACATGCAGGGCTTACTCTTTGGTCAGCCCATTGGTCCTAGTCTCGAAAGTCCGAGAGAATCCGTAGTAGATCTAGCAGAAATATACCTGTAAGAAACTTGTGCACACATACACGGAATGCGGGTGTTAGCAGGGGAGTGTAATACTCACTGCGGAGGCGGTTAGGCCCCCGGCCACAGTGCCCATGAGAAATGACATGGTAGTGAGATTCTACAGTTGGCCAATAAGCGCGCACGCGGCAATTCGACTCCCCAAGCTTAGCTAATGTATTTCCCAAACATCCAATCCTGAGCTGATCGTTCAGTCTACGTGCAACAATGCAAAGACTCAGCACGGGTTGTGCACGGGGCTCGGGTACAGTAATAACTATAGGTAACACCATCAGCTCGGATAGATTTTATCCGTCCATCCGAGGCCTGCTGAGCTGCGGAAGGGATATCGCTCCACAAGAGGATCCACTCTCGGTACAGACTAGACGATACGACTACAGCTCTGTAGCTATATCATGACCATTCGGTCGACAGCTAGATCTTCTACTGGGTGCTACACGTGTAAACGCAGGTGAGAGCTCATACGCCTACTAACACTCGGATTCTCTCAACTCATCCAAGGCAGGAAGAAGAAATGCGATGAGCAAAAGCCTCGTTGCCTCAGATGCACTAGTGGTGGCTATCAATGCGGAGGATACCCGACGTTTGAGAACAGAATACGGCAAGTCACGTTCGGTCCGGCCGCAAATACGGGCCCGAAGCAGTCATCTAATGGTCCGGGGCCCTCGACATCTACTATAGCACCGGTATTTTCTCCAAACAGAGAGTTTGAACTAGCCGCCTTATCGAACTTGTCCGACGGCGCCTCATCTGGTTTATCAGAAGGCTATCGGGCTCCGATTAGGGATTTCCAACCCAACAGCCGGACCCCGGTGGTCGAGTCTGTCGTATCACAGGAGCCGTCTTCGAAACTGACTTCCTATCCGGACAATGATGAGTTCGTAACTACAGATACGATTAACAGCGATCCCAGAGCCCTCGGTCTCTACCGGGAACAGCCTTCCTTGGAGCCGCCACTTGGCTCGTCCTCGAGTTTACCTTCATCCTCAAGGCCCCTGCGCGATTCGTCTATTACAGACTCTGACTCTTCCATCGCCTCGACTTCCGAGCAAACAAGTCTACCCAACTCCGTGTTTAGCCTCGCTCACCCAGACGGACAAAGTCCCAAACTAGCTGAAACGGGTCCAAACAGTAAGCCCATTGGTCTCCCGGACGGACCGAGTTGGCCATCTATATTGTGGGGCGAAGACGAGGACTCAGCAGCGaatgatgacgatgacgaccCTGAAGGCATCAGAGCCATCATTTGTAGATCGCCCACGCCTGATCCCAACACTCGAAGCAATGCACTGCCGTTCGTACTCCAAGCCTGTAAGTAAACTAGCCATGTTTCGAGGGGTCGACGTATTCAGCTCTCGCCTCTCAAGACGCCCATTGGGTGAAGTTTGTCGCCTTCGAACCCTTGAAAGTTGCGAGCATGATCAGAGAAGGCGTGTTCATGCAGTTTGCAAGCTCACCTGAAGTTCGAACAAGGATATGTCTGATTGCGAATGTCATCGGCAGGCTAAGCAATGTTCCAGAGCTTGGTCACAGGGAGATGTCGATTGTGGGGATGCTTCGAACTCAGGCTCACCAGCACATCGAAGACTTCCACTCCGAAGGACCTGCCGTTGAACGGGCGAGAGACATGCAGAACGCACATAGGGTGCTGGACAGCATGATGGAGGTAAGCAAAATGCTATGAAACTTTGAGGCGAACCCTGAATGAGTCTGAATATAGATAGTTTTGATTGATCGATACTCGAGCCCTCTGTCCAACATAGTCGCGCTTATGAAGGCTGCTGCGCCAGTATTTCGGCGGGCTTGCCCAGAGTCTTCCAATC
Encoded proteins:
- a CDS encoding vacuolar protein sorting-associated protein BRO1, translating into MTSPCISIPKKKTDEVDWTSPIRSLIQQSYGESPDNYATECAALQRCRQDAVRGAGSDSTARDLLYKYFGQLELLELRFAEIRVSFPWYDAFTGKLTTQTSLAFEKASIIFQIAATHTSIAASQNRADPEGLKRAIHYFRTAAGMLTYINDNFLHAPSTDLSKEVVKFLVGIAIAQATEVVYEKLVEEKKALVTKVASQTAYLYNALQEDVKEFMGRGIFDRNWVTLIQIKAKYFASLTQYHRALTDDSSGKHGDALVRFQIAETHAKEAHRLAQSFTPYFVVTLTPTMPSDAGVAILELTKSHLALCTEHKNTAQKDNDLIYHSILPSEASLPVIDKVSVATPIPIQEVYGTPEVQKVIGPDLFIRLVPLSVHESASVYSEEKAKLVRGESTRAEEADGDLRAGLDSLGLPGALAKFREMAEGSDADAESAVPQQIWTWKEEVENKESENPTESILAQLEKLKAEVDADLATVSRELELESRECESMRVKYEHLWTQEPSASRTAALRQELKSHREAFAAAASSDGQVLSLWQSTKPGLDILRNNPASLFQRVDSEPGSLLDLDEGANVDTDESNAIKAQIEDIDEILGRLNKIKRERGEVLKDLKEKVQNDDVSHLLLLNRRSGPAVETALFASELEKFRPYQSRLASTVHHQQAALQEVGNLLKRLQNERGRSAWAKKWEAGEKKRKDAITRIARAREGWVEVREGAGKGIQFYQDLASMVSALKRNAISYTSSRKAERDRLASEIEVQRRLSAPAVPPPVPPPPSTQPRSPTLEGAMGGLNLGSGTNSGWSQPPRPPSQSFPPPPPQRPAYASPAPPHPRLHSNINPSMHPGYSSPAPPPDPYAGLGSAFSTTAPTTASPSPYPPPPSPSRQSTYPPPPPPARQGTYPPPVGQAQSPYPPLHLKVNNTAGMHNMPPQQYGQQPPQQYGQQYGQQQPQYGQQQPQYGQQPQYQGGIPPPPPPVNYSSPPPGGYNNTYGGQGYGR
- a CDS encoding Fungal specific transcription factor domain, with amino-acid sequence MLSRSTAGCYTCKRRKKKCDERQPTCFRCEKGKFECEGYAPFENPDSKGVMRRSKATSSGGPRQATTVDKNSRDKSLASLHDKPLSLKEIPTSDLLLEAAQDTHGLDQSNNVTPPTSNTPQPDSDESVSRPNSSGNMSSEVSASVTSESPNSINTAQDPAIKHSLNLRTSSSLIPKANLSLDTNRTSPHTFRNLGQYSVRLSGNNISALEFWDTKPVAAPGHSRRELTTLDSGQLSTSTRLLSTARQSAYIIEVDEDGEFESDESEIEQEMWIAPTMDPNTQDNALPFVLQCYARWVNLAVFDPRSVVDLLKNSIIEQFMRSRGERTKVILLANVIGTLGKTINPNSRMLSLVSFLRIEAHEKIGRFTSRKPNDDRKMDMQNALEALDLMMEVTLIQRYCGALSSALMLMEASAPVFRRACPEPPGEPVNLPRVLASGINLRHFAANDIVLSITTGRPTIMRYDVTYPPDILPQITDKHYGLRWLHGISDQYIILLARINILSEGPDLQSSGSQDIVNEIASEIEDAWGHCESSDDSLFTIWKYIIKEGWRIAMHVYLYMVLCRRRTDDLEIMKLVESFVRLVESVRAGRMPDSFLCIPMIVVGASAYRKEDQAVIHRRMFGLQEVATPGLCGNEALNTLLDVWMRADSEGRAAVWSDVRVATYRVTGM